In Euphorbia lathyris chromosome 9, ddEupLath1.1, whole genome shotgun sequence, the following are encoded in one genomic region:
- the LOC136206712 gene encoding probable prefoldin subunit 4 → MQQGGGSETEVTWEDQQNINKFGRLNNRLHELDDEIKIAKESNDNLEDASNELILTDEEVVRFQIGEVFAHVPKDDVETRIEEMKEVTSRNIEKLEEEKKSILAQMAELKKILYGKFGESINLEDD, encoded by the exons ATGCAGCAG GGCGGAGGATCTGAAACGGAGGTCACTTGGGAGGATCAGCAGAATATCAATAAATTCGGTAGGTTAAACAACCGATTGCACGAGCTTGACGATGAAATTAAGATCGCCAAG GAATCAAATGATAATCTGGAAGATGCAAGCAACGAATTAATTCTTACCGATGAGGAGGTAGTTCGTTTCCAAATTGGAGAAGTCTTTGCTCATGTTCCAAAAGACGATGTTGAGACCAGGATTGAAGAGATGAAAGAGGTGACCAGCAGAAACATTGAAAAACTAGAGGAAGAGAAGAAATCTATCCTAGCACAAATGGCCGAGTTAAAGAAGATCTTGTACGGAAAATTTGGGGAGTCCATCAACCTAGAGGATGATTAA
- the LOC136206711 gene encoding GCN5-related N-acetyltransferase 10, chloroplastic has translation MAHIVPCISKGITVSSFYTCREIKLVQGAFRNTIHSHSQIKNKDSVLQCSTAASTSPSSAAAEQVEEDKHNLVTEFGWRVRRLANNDYEMREVAQLQAQAFHLPMPFFDDFFFQFFKAEVLAGLLYKLRNSPPDRYACLVADSSTSESKLVGVVDVTVLRDDDVLQHLKGAEEYLYISGIAVSQTLRRQKIGSVLLKACDVISGLWGYEYLVLRAYEEDIGARGLYTKAGYKVVSSDPQWMTWIGRKRRVLMIKQSNFHSLNL, from the exons ATGGCTCATATAGTCCCTTGCATTTCAAAGGGCATCACTGTTAGTTCTTTCTATACATGTAGAGAAATCAAACTAGTTCAAGGAGCTTTCAGAAACACTATCCATAGCCATAGCCAGATCAAGAATAAGGATAGTGTTTTACAGTGCTCTACTGCTGCTTCAACCTCACCATCATCTGCTGCAGCTGAGCAAGTCGAAGAAGATAAGCACAACTTGGTCACTGAGTTTGGATGGAGAGTCAGGAGATTGGCAAATAATGATTATGAGATGAGGGAAGTTGCTCAACTTCAAGCTCAAGCTTTTCATCTGCCAATGCCTTTCTTTGATGACTTCTTCTTCCAATTCTTTAAG GCTGAAGTGCTTGCAGGGCTGCTTTACAAACTTAGGAACTCACCTCCAGACAG ATATGCATGTTTGGTAGCTGATTCTTCCACTTCTGAGAGCAAACTCGTAGGCGTTGTTGATGTTACAGTCTTGAGAGATGATGATGTTCTGCAACATCTTAAGGGAGCAGAAGAGTACCTCTATATTTCAGGGATCGCCGTCTCCCAAACTCTCAG GAGGCAGAAAATAGGGAGTGTGCTGCTAAAAGCCTGTGATGTTATCTCTGGTTTATGGGGTTATGAGTATCTTGTCCTTCGAGCATATGAAGAAGATATTGGTGCTCGTGGGTTGTACACAAAAGCTGGTTACAAGGTGGTCTCAAGTGATCCTCAATGGATGACTTGGATCGGAAGAAAACGACGTGTTCTTATGATCAAACAATCTAATTTTCATAGTTTAAACCTTTAA
- the LOC136205221 gene encoding PRA1 family protein E produces MSLKSSFGYGTIPVPSTTATTTQQPTPTATSLTFVTRATAAATQTVMTTSRPWRELLNVSSFCRPYSYADAMSRIKYNVNYFRVNYTMVFLSILFLSLLWHPVSMIVFIVVFIAWFFLYFSRDGPVVLFNRILDDRVVLIALGLITVMALGFTHVGLNVLVALIIGVVVVGVHAAFRITEDLFLDEESAAEGGLFSVVGTPPLKPSGYTRI; encoded by the coding sequence ATGTCGCTAAAATCATCCTTCGGTTATGGCACCATTCCCGTTCCCTCCACTACAGCAACCACCACACAACAACCGACTCCCACCGCCACTTCCCTCACTTTCGTTACACGCGCCACCGCCGCCGCAACTCAAACTGTTATGACCACTAGCCGCCCCTGGAGAGAACTTCTCAACGTTTCATCCTTCTGTCGCCCTTACAGCTACGCGGATGCTATGTCTCGAATCAAGTACAATGTCAACTACTTTCGGGTTAATTACACTATGGTATTTctctcaattctatttctcagCCTCCTTTGGCACCCTGTTTCTATGATCGTCTTCATTGTAGTGTTCATCGCCTGGTTTTTCCTCTACTTTTCTCGGGACGGGCCGGTTGTGTTGTTTAATAGAATTTTGGATGATAGAGTTGTGTTGATTGCTCTTGGATTGATTACTGTTATGGCTTTGGGTTTTACTCATGTTGGATTGAATGTTTTGGTGGCTTTGATTATTGGAGTTGTGGTTGTTGGTGTTCATGCTGCTTTTAGGATCACTGAGGATTTGTTTCTTGATGAGGAAAGTGCAGCTGAAGGTGGATTGTTTTCAGTTGTGGGGACTCCGCCATTGAAGCCCTCAGGTTATACAAGGATCTGA